In Kitasatospora sp. NA04385, a single genomic region encodes these proteins:
- a CDS encoding ABC transporter permease — protein MLVYLFRRLINVVFMLLVVAAVTFGIFFMVPKLTGTDPAMLYVGKIADKAAIEGIRHKMGLDKSIIEQFWLFLRGVFAGRDYNAGVDMTHCAAPCLGYSFKTEQAVWPLLLNRVGVDVSLAIGASVLWLVFGTATGVISALRRGTALDRITMTVALAGVSLPMYFTGLVALAVFVNQLGWFPNNYTDFTDDPVSWFQGLVLPWVTLAFLFAATYARLSRATLLEVLGEDYIRTARAKGLKEPVVIGKHALRSTMTPILTIFGMDLGALLGGAVLTEKTFNLRGLGYEAVTSIQSSDLPVIMGVTLFAAFFIIMANLVVDLLYAVVDPRVRLT, from the coding sequence GTGCTCGTGTATCTCTTCAGGCGGCTGATCAACGTCGTCTTCATGCTGTTGGTGGTCGCCGCGGTGACCTTCGGCATCTTCTTCATGGTGCCGAAACTGACCGGGACCGACCCCGCGATGCTCTACGTGGGCAAGATCGCGGACAAGGCGGCGATCGAGGGCATCCGCCACAAGATGGGCCTCGACAAGTCGATCATCGAACAGTTCTGGCTCTTCCTGCGCGGGGTGTTCGCCGGCCGCGACTACAACGCCGGCGTCGACATGACCCACTGCGCGGCCCCCTGCCTGGGCTACTCGTTCAAGACCGAGCAGGCGGTCTGGCCGCTGCTGCTCAACCGGGTCGGCGTGGACGTCTCGCTGGCCATCGGCGCCTCCGTGCTCTGGCTGGTGTTCGGCACCGCCACCGGCGTCATCTCCGCGCTGCGCCGCGGCACCGCCCTGGACCGCATCACCATGACCGTCGCGCTGGCCGGCGTCTCGCTGCCGATGTACTTCACCGGCCTGGTCGCGCTCGCGGTCTTCGTCAACCAGCTCGGCTGGTTCCCCAACAACTACACCGACTTCACGGACGATCCGGTCTCCTGGTTCCAGGGGCTGGTGCTGCCCTGGGTCACCCTGGCCTTCCTGTTCGCCGCGACGTACGCCCGGCTCAGCCGGGCCACCCTGCTGGAAGTCCTCGGCGAGGACTACATCCGCACCGCCCGGGCCAAGGGCCTCAAGGAGCCGGTGGTCATCGGCAAGCACGCCCTGCGCTCCACGATGACCCCGATCCTGACCATCTTCGGCATGGACCTCGGCGCCCTGCTCGGCGGCGCCGTGCTCACCGAGAAGACCTTCAACCTGCGCGGACTCGGCTACGAGGCGGTCACCTCGATCCAGTCCAGCGACCTCCCGGTGATCATGGGCGTGACCCTGTTCGCCGCCTTCTTCATCATCATGGCCAACCTCGTGGTTGACCTGCTGTACGCCGTCGTCGACCCCCGGGTGAGGCTGACATGA